The genomic interval TCGCCGAAGTCGGCCCTGCGGTCCGGGACCTCCGGACCGGTCAGCGCGTGACCGTGGAGCCCGCGCTGCCCTGTCTGGCGCGGGGGCTGGTCGATCCGTGTCCGCCCTGCGCCGCGGGGAACTACAACCTGTGCCTCCGGGTGGCGGAAGGCCACCTCGCGCCCGGGTTGATGATCGGCGCCTGCCGGGATACGGGGGGAAGCTGGGCGGCCAACTTCGTCGCCCACCGCTCGCAGGTGTTCCCCCTCCCCGAGGCGGTCAGCGACGAGAATGCGCTGCTGGCCGAACCCCTGGCCGTGACGGCGCACGCCGTCGTCGCCTCCCCGCCCGCGGAGACGGACACCGTGCTCGTGGTCGGGGGCGGGGTGATCGGCCAGTGCGCCATCGCCGCCCTGCGCGCGTCGGGGTGCGGGGCCCGGATCATCGCCCTGGTGAAGCACGGCTTTCAGGGGGAGGCGGCCAGGCGGCTGGGCGCGGACGAGGTGGTGCGGCTGCAGCGCGGCGACGGCCACTATCCGGCGATCGCCGATTTGACCCGCGGCCGCCTGCGCCGCCCGATGATGGGCAAGCGCGTGCTCCTCGGTGGCGCGGATCTCACGCTGGAGTGCGTCGGTAGCGCAGGGAGCATCGACGACAGCCTGCGCCTGACGCGCCCCGGGGGCCGCGTGGTGCTCCTCGGCCTGGCCTCCTGGGCCCGGAGCGTGGACTGGACGCCGCTGTGGCTGAAAGAGCTCCAGGTCACGGGCAGTTACATCTACCGCTGGGAGATCTGGCAGGGCCGGCGCGTGCGCACCATGGACATCGTCCTGGACTGGATGGCCCGCGGGCTGGTCGATCTCGGCCACCTCGTCACCCACCGGTTCCCCCTCGAGGAGTTCCGCCGGGCCCTGCACACGGCCATGGGGAAGGCCGCCACCCGCGCCTTCAAGGTCGCCTTCCGGCCCCAGGCGTAGGGCGCCCTTCGGCTCAGGCATCGAGTCATCCGTCCCCGAGGTCGTGCTCCGGGCCACCGGGGCGCCCCTTCCGCTTGATGGCGGCCTCGGCCTCACCGTATAATGCAGATGGTTCGGGCGGGTGGCTGAGCGGACAAAAGCAGCTGACTGTAGATCAGCCGGCCGAGTGCCTACGGAGGTTCGAATCCTTCCCCGCCCACCAGCCCCGCGGGGATAGCTCAATGGTAGAGCTCCGGCCTTCCAAGCCGAGGATGCGGGTTCGATTCCCGTTCCCCGCTCCAGCAGGCTGAACGTCCTGCGACTCATCTCCACGCCGGCGGTGGACGCACCACTTCGGGGCGAGCCGGGGGAGGGTCCCGCCCGCGCAGGTGTCTGGGTCCGGCCTGGGAGAATGTATAATTACGTAAGAATACGAGAATATGCTCGCCACACCGGGGGAGAGGTGGATGCCGATGTTCACCATCGCGCGGCCGGAAGCGATCGCCATCAAGGCCAAGCTGTTTCGGGGCTTCGCCGACCCGTCGCGGCTGGCGATCCTCGACGCCCTGCGGAGCCGCCCGATGACGGTGGGCGAGATCGTCGGCGCCACCGGCCTCAGCCAGCCCAACGCCTCCAGCCACCTGGCCTGCCTCCACGGCTGCGGACTGGTGGCCCGGGAGCAGGAGGGCCGGTATGTCCGCTACCGGCTCAGCGACCGGCGCGTGGCGCTCCTGCTGCGGCTCGGGGACGAGCTGCTGGCCGATGTGGCCCGGGGGGTGTATGAGTGCACGCGCTACGAGGCCTCCGGCGCCGGCAGGGGACGGCGATGACCCGGCGCGCGACAATCGAGGTCCCCATCCGGGGGATGGACTGCGCGGACTGCGCCCGGCACGTCCAGCGGGCGATCGCCGCCGTGCCCGGCGTCATCTCGGTGGAGGTGCGGCTGGCTGCGGAGCAGGCCGTCGTCAAGATGGACGCCTCCCGGGCCGATCTCGCCGCCATTCGCCGGGCGGTGGGGGCCGCCGGTTACTCCGTCCCGCTGCCTGAGGCGCCGTCGTCCGCCGGGTCCCTCGGCGGGAGGGTGAGCCGCCAGGTGCTGACGCTGCTCGGGATCCTCTTCGGAACCGTGCTGTTCGTCGTCGTGCTGGGGGAATGGCTGGGTCTGTTCACCACGCTCACAGATCTGGTGCCCTGGCCGCTGTGGCTCGGTGTGGTGGCCTTTGGCGGCTTCCCGGTCTT from Armatimonadota bacterium carries:
- a CDS encoding alcohol dehydrogenase catalytic domain-containing protein; translation: LTFHPTIPRFVATKVAGAVSRRAWWGRWAPLQLREVPDPPLPGEDWVRVAVRLGGICGSDLHTIRLEASPALSALTSFPFVLGHENVGTIAEVGPAVRDLRTGQRVTVEPALPCLARGLVDPCPPCAAGNYNLCLRVAEGHLAPGLMIGACRDTGGSWAANFVAHRSQVFPLPEAVSDENALLAEPLAVTAHAVVASPPAETDTVLVVGGGVIGQCAIAALRASGCGARIIALVKHGFQGEAARRLGADEVVRLQRGDGHYPAIADLTRGRLRRPMMGKRVLLGGADLTLECVGSAGSIDDSLRLTRPGGRVVLLGLASWARSVDWTPLWLKELQVTGSYIYRWEIWQGRRVRTMDIVLDWMARGLVDLGHLVTHRFPLEEFRRALHTAMGKAATRAFKVAFRPQA
- a CDS encoding metalloregulator ArsR/SmtB family transcription factor; translated protein: MFTIARPEAIAIKAKLFRGFADPSRLAILDALRSRPMTVGEIVGATGLSQPNASSHLACLHGCGLVAREQEGRYVRYRLSDRRVALLLRLGDELLADVARGVYECTRYEASGAGRGRR